One Nostoc punctiforme PCC 73102 DNA window includes the following coding sequences:
- a CDS encoding WecB/TagA/CpsF family glycosyltransferase encodes MVARVLLPTKKVLDFPITALRFDEQVQTILKWASRRESKSVYVANVHMLIEAHWHPQFATVLRNADIVTPDGMPLVWMMRKMGAIYQDRVAGMDIFLALCQRTQTQNLSIFFLGSQTEILSRMRKRLEQEFPQMKIAAMEPLPFRPLTETEDEALVQKINSSGASAVLISLGCPKQENWIAQHKGKIQAVMIGLGGVFPVYAGIHKRAPRIVRDLGLEWLYRWIQEPRRLCGRYAKTIPLFIWLATKQLLSSSRIAAVFLHETGD; translated from the coding sequence ATGGTGGCAAGAGTGCTTCTACCTACTAAAAAAGTGCTTGATTTCCCTATTACTGCTTTACGTTTTGACGAGCAGGTACAAACAATACTGAAGTGGGCGAGTAGGCGTGAGAGTAAAAGTGTATACGTAGCTAATGTACACATGCTCATTGAAGCTCATTGGCATCCACAATTTGCTACCGTATTACGAAATGCAGATATAGTTACTCCTGATGGTATGCCTCTTGTATGGATGATGCGAAAAATGGGGGCTATTTACCAAGACCGTGTGGCAGGGATGGATATTTTTTTAGCATTATGTCAGCGAACTCAAACACAAAATCTTAGTATTTTCTTTTTAGGTTCCCAAACAGAAATTCTTTCTAGGATGCGAAAAAGGTTAGAGCAGGAATTTCCCCAAATGAAGATTGCGGCGATGGAACCTCTACCCTTTCGTCCCCTGACTGAAACTGAAGACGAAGCCTTGGTTCAAAAGATTAATTCTAGTGGTGCTAGCGCCGTCCTAATATCTCTGGGATGTCCTAAGCAAGAAAATTGGATAGCTCAACATAAGGGTAAAATACAAGCTGTCATGATTGGACTGGGTGGAGTTTTCCCAGTTTATGCAGGAATTCACAAGCGGGCACCCCGCATAGTTAGAGACTTAGGACTTGAATGGCTGTATAGATGGATTCAAGAACCACGGCGACTTTGCGGCCGCTATGCTAAGACCATTCCACTATTTATATGGCTGGCTACCAAGCAACTACTATCATCAAGTCGGATTGCAGCAGTTTTTCTTCACGAGACTGGGGATTAA
- a CDS encoding glycosyltransferase family 4 protein, which produces MKVLLIHNRYQFAGGEDGVVKAEQSLLKAHGHQVSLLEVSNHDIKNTWDKVATGISAIYSYSAKQQVRIQISQLRPDVVHVHNFFPLLSPSIYDACREYGLSIVQTLHNYRLACPKAIPFRDAKVCVDCFGQKVPWSSVLHGCYRNSRIQSSIIAAMNSWHGLRGTWQEQVDAYIVFTQFQKDKMLQAGLPAEKFYIKPNFVFAPDSRNQNGKDSDYLLFVGRLSEEKGVSILIDAYVQNNLSTPLKIVGDGPCYEKLQQQIKNTDSENFIEFLGFQDKSTVLALMQNARFLIFPSIWYEGFPLTIAEAFACGLPVLVSKLGSMGEIVEDGVTGLHFEAGNQTDMAAKILWATTHPEIMRTMGKNAHQVYKAKYAPEANYQQLMAIYQQVINKKNIVSHW; this is translated from the coding sequence ATGAAAGTGCTGTTGATACATAACCGTTATCAATTTGCAGGCGGTGAGGATGGAGTAGTAAAAGCTGAACAATCCTTACTGAAAGCACATGGTCATCAGGTATCTTTACTAGAAGTTAGTAATCATGACATTAAAAATACCTGGGATAAAGTTGCAACTGGTATTAGTGCAATTTACTCATATTCAGCAAAACAACAAGTTCGCATCCAAATTTCCCAACTCCGCCCTGATGTTGTCCATGTACATAACTTTTTTCCCCTACTCTCTCCTTCCATATATGATGCTTGCCGAGAGTATGGTCTAAGTATTGTCCAAACTCTTCATAATTATCGGCTTGCTTGTCCTAAAGCAATACCTTTTCGAGATGCAAAGGTTTGTGTGGATTGCTTTGGGCAAAAAGTTCCGTGGTCTAGTGTTTTACATGGCTGCTATCGCAACTCACGCATCCAAAGCTCGATTATTGCAGCAATGAATAGTTGGCATGGGTTACGAGGGACTTGGCAGGAACAGGTAGATGCTTATATTGTCTTTACCCAATTTCAAAAAGATAAAATGTTACAAGCGGGACTACCTGCTGAAAAATTTTATATCAAACCCAATTTTGTTTTTGCTCCAGACTCTCGAAACCAAAATGGTAAAGATAGTGACTACTTACTTTTTGTTGGTAGATTGTCTGAAGAAAAAGGAGTTTCTATTTTAATTGATGCTTATGTACAGAATAACTTATCCACTCCACTAAAAATTGTAGGTGATGGTCCTTGCTATGAAAAGTTGCAGCAACAGATTAAAAATACCGATTCCGAAAATTTCATCGAATTTTTAGGGTTTCAGGATAAGTCAACAGTGTTGGCACTAATGCAGAATGCCCGATTTTTAATATTTCCTTCCATTTGGTACGAAGGTTTTCCCTTAACTATTGCTGAAGCTTTTGCTTGCGGTCTACCTGTACTGGTGTCCAAATTAGGTAGTATGGGAGAAATTGTAGAGGATGGAGTAACTGGTTTACATTTTGAAGCAGGCAACCAGACAGATATGGCAGCCAAAATACTATGGGCAACCACTCATCCTGAAATTATGAGAACTATGGGCAAAAATGCTCACCAGGTTTATAAGGCTAAGTATGCTCCTGAAGCTAATTACCAGCAGTTGATGGCAATTTACCAACAAGTCATCAATAAGAAGAACATAGTGTCTCACTGGTAA
- a CDS encoding trehalase family glycosidase, protein MITPSQLTTTQIDTVRTHIKKTWKTLTRSHEHLLQSAKDTKLDHKPGTPWIVYISPLEDCPDIQTVLERSLSSKDMQGIEIRTLPSEVEAIKQHGLLYLPGPYVVPGGRFNEMYGWDSYFILLGLLHDREWELAQSQVDQLLYQVKHYGTILNANRTYMLSRSQPPVLSMMVLALFQHTQDEEWLRTTVPLLEQFYYYWVVPPHLNPGTGLSRFYAFGEGPAPEVVFSERDEEGKSHYDRVKEYYQTFEIEDYDVNLYYDRENDKLTHLFYKADRTMRESGFDITNRFGPFSADILHYAPVCLNSLLYQVEQDLAQINAILGNEQLEKQWRDRGEYRRDRIDQFLWNEERGLYCDYHFQSGKRRCYEFATTFYPLWLGISSQAQAQRVVENLSLFEAPGGILTSTHITGNQWDAPFGWAPLTLIAVQGLHRYGFHTEGDRIANKFLAMVIKEFERHNTLVEKYDVERCSANVSDEISFGYSSNEVGFGWTNGVILELLAARGKKV, encoded by the coding sequence ATGATCACTCCCTCACAACTTACCACCACACAAATTGACACCGTGCGGACTCATATCAAAAAAACGTGGAAAACCTTAACGCGATCGCACGAACACCTATTACAATCTGCCAAGGATACCAAACTAGACCACAAACCAGGCACTCCCTGGATCGTCTATATTTCCCCCTTAGAAGATTGTCCCGACATTCAGACTGTATTAGAGCGATCGCTATCTTCCAAAGATATGCAAGGAATTGAAATTCGCACTTTGCCGTCAGAAGTAGAAGCGATTAAACAGCATGGCTTACTATACCTACCAGGACCTTATGTCGTACCAGGTGGTCGATTTAACGAAATGTATGGCTGGGACAGCTACTTTATATTACTGGGACTTTTGCACGATCGAGAATGGGAGCTAGCGCAAAGCCAGGTAGACCAATTATTGTACCAGGTGAAGCATTACGGCACTATCCTCAATGCCAACCGAACTTATATGCTGTCGCGATCGCAACCCCCTGTCCTCAGCATGATGGTTTTGGCATTATTTCAGCACACCCAGGATGAAGAGTGGTTGAGGACAACCGTACCACTGCTAGAACAATTTTACTATTACTGGGTAGTACCGCCTCATTTGAATCCCGGAACCGGCTTATCCAGATTTTATGCCTTTGGCGAAGGCCCCGCGCCAGAAGTTGTGTTCTCCGAGCGAGATGAGGAGGGAAAAAGCCACTACGATCGCGTCAAGGAATATTACCAAACCTTTGAGATTGAAGATTACGACGTTAATCTTTACTATGATCGGGAAAATGACAAACTGACCCACCTATTTTACAAGGCCGATCGCACCATGCGCGAGTCCGGTTTTGATATCACCAACCGATTTGGCCCCTTCAGTGCTGATATCCTCCACTATGCTCCTGTGTGCCTCAACAGTTTGCTGTATCAGGTAGAACAAGACTTGGCGCAAATTAACGCTATTTTGGGGAACGAACAACTGGAAAAACAATGGCGCGATCGCGGCGAATATCGGCGCGATCGGATCGATCAATTTCTCTGGAATGAAGAACGAGGACTCTATTGCGACTATCACTTCCAGAGTGGAAAACGCCGTTGCTACGAATTTGCTACCACATTCTATCCCCTATGGCTGGGAATTTCTTCTCAAGCCCAAGCCCAGCGTGTCGTGGAAAATCTCTCTTTGTTTGAAGCCCCAGGCGGAATTCTTACCAGTACTCATATCACCGGAAACCAGTGGGATGCACCTTTTGGTTGGGCACCATTGACATTAATTGCTGTTCAGGGGCTTCACCGTTACGGGTTTCATACAGAAGGCGATCGCATTGCCAACAAATTCCTGGCGATGGTAATTAAAGAATTCGAGCGTCACAACACCCTAGTTGAGAAATACGATGTTGAACGCTGTTCTGCCAACGTTTCTGACGAAATCTCCTTTGGATATAGTTCTAACGAAGTTGGCTTCGGCTGGACAAATGGAGTTATTCTGGAACTCTTAGCAGCCCGTGGGAAAAAAGTTTAA
- a CDS encoding nicotinate phosphoribosyltransferase, which translates to MTTLPDLDYVYKQQSQQNQELNLSADDYSLLTDLYQLTMAACYTGEGIEQRRASFELSVRRLPEGFGYLIAMGLTQALEYLAKIRFSSAQIAALQATGIFAHAGDRFWSLLAEGKFTGDVWAVPEGTAVFANQPLLRVEAPLWQAQLVETYLLNTINYQTLIATKAARLRDIAGESATLLEFGTRRAFSPQGSLWAARAALAGGLDSTSNVLAALQLGQQPSGTMAHALVMALSAIEGTEEQAFSAFHRYFPGAPLLIDTYDTIAAAGRLAEKVNSGEMQLTGVRLDSGDLVTLSKQVRSLLPGVPIFASGDLDEWEIARLKAAGAEIDGYGLGTRLVTGSPVNGVYKLVDIDGIPVMKQSSGKVTYPGRKQIFRSYTGGKVKADRLGLLGESSQEEEPLLQLVVQEGQRVQPLESLATIRQRTAVSVASLPQQTRLLDHPVAVEVEISEALRVLTEETKKRTAEALSTQR; encoded by the coding sequence ATGACAACTTTGCCAGATTTGGACTATGTATATAAACAGCAAAGCCAGCAGAATCAGGAACTAAACCTCTCGGCTGATGACTACAGCTTGCTGACCGATCTTTATCAATTGACAATGGCAGCTTGTTACACAGGCGAAGGTATCGAACAACGACGGGCTAGCTTTGAGTTGTCTGTCAGACGATTGCCAGAGGGTTTTGGTTATTTAATTGCAATGGGGCTAACGCAGGCATTGGAATATTTAGCCAAAATTCGCTTTAGTTCCGCGCAAATTGCGGCATTACAGGCAACGGGAATTTTCGCTCACGCAGGCGATCGCTTTTGGTCACTTTTAGCTGAGGGAAAATTTACTGGTGATGTTTGGGCAGTACCGGAAGGGACGGCTGTATTTGCCAATCAACCACTGTTGCGGGTGGAAGCACCACTTTGGCAAGCGCAACTAGTGGAAACTTACCTCTTGAATACGATTAATTACCAGACTTTGATTGCCACAAAAGCAGCACGGTTGCGGGATATAGCGGGGGAATCAGCAACACTTTTAGAATTTGGCACCAGACGAGCATTTAGCCCCCAAGGGTCTTTGTGGGCGGCGCGGGCGGCGTTGGCGGGTGGTTTAGATTCCACTTCCAATGTGTTAGCAGCGCTACAACTGGGACAACAGCCAAGTGGTACGATGGCACACGCCTTAGTGATGGCATTGTCAGCAATAGAAGGCACTGAAGAACAAGCTTTTAGTGCATTTCATCGATATTTTCCGGGTGCGCCATTACTAATTGATACTTACGATACCATTGCCGCTGCCGGGCGCTTGGCCGAAAAAGTAAATTCCGGGGAAATGCAATTAACAGGAGTGAGATTAGACTCAGGAGATTTAGTTACCTTATCAAAACAGGTGCGATCGCTCCTTCCAGGTGTGCCAATTTTTGCCAGTGGCGACTTGGATGAGTGGGAAATTGCCAGATTAAAAGCTGCTGGGGCCGAAATTGATGGTTACGGATTGGGAACCAGATTAGTTACAGGTTCGCCTGTAAATGGAGTTTATAAACTTGTAGACATTGATGGCATCCCAGTGATGAAACAGTCCAGTGGTAAAGTTACTTATCCAGGACGCAAGCAGATTTTTCGCTCGTATACGGGAGGTAAGGTAAAAGCAGACAGGTTGGGACTCTTAGGTGAAAGTTCTCAAGAAGAAGAACCTTTGTTGCAGTTAGTAGTGCAAGAGGGTCAACGGGTACAACCGTTAGAGTCTTTGGCAACAATTCGTCAACGTACCGCAGTTTCAGTTGCCAGTTTGCCACAACAAACACGGCTTTTGGATCATCCTGTGGCTGTAGAAGTCGAGATTTCTGAGGCGTTACGAGTGTTGACTGAAGAGACTAAGAAACGAACCGCAGAGGCGCTGAGTACACAGAGGTAA
- a CDS encoding NUDIX hydrolase translates to MPGRSQKKIPTPLNQQPLADFKVGVDNVIFSVDTVQNRLLVLLVMRQQEPFLNHWSLPGTLVRPGESLEDAAYRIMAEKIKVNNLYLEQLYTFGGPNRDPREATDSYGVRYLSVSYFALVRFEEAELIADRMTGIAWYPVKQVPQLAFDHNEILAYGHRRLRNKLEYSPVAFEVLPEMFTLNDLYQLYATVLGDNFSDYSNFRARLLKLGFLCDTGIKVSRGAGRPASLYKFDAEAFAPLKDKPLVFI, encoded by the coding sequence ATGCCAGGACGTTCACAAAAAAAGATACCAACTCCGTTAAACCAACAACCTTTGGCCGATTTCAAGGTTGGTGTTGATAATGTAATTTTTTCTGTAGATACTGTACAAAATCGGCTGTTAGTTCTACTAGTAATGCGACAGCAAGAACCATTTCTAAATCATTGGAGTCTTCCCGGTACTTTAGTGCGTCCCGGAGAGTCTTTAGAAGATGCCGCCTATCGCATTATGGCGGAGAAAATTAAGGTCAACAATCTCTATTTAGAACAACTCTATACATTTGGCGGGCCGAATCGCGATCCACGGGAAGCAACTGATAGTTATGGTGTGCGTTATCTATCAGTTAGTTACTTTGCCCTAGTGCGATTTGAAGAAGCCGAATTGATTGCCGATCGCATGACTGGCATAGCTTGGTATCCAGTAAAACAAGTGCCACAGTTAGCTTTTGACCATAATGAAATTCTGGCCTATGGACATAGGCGGTTGCGAAATAAATTAGAGTATAGTCCGGTGGCTTTTGAAGTCTTGCCAGAAATGTTCACCTTGAATGATTTATATCAGTTATACGCCACAGTTTTAGGTGATAACTTTTCCGATTATTCTAATTTTCGGGCGCGTCTACTCAAGTTAGGTTTTTTATGCGATACCGGAATTAAGGTATCACGGGGTGCTGGTCGTCCGGCTAGCTTGTATAAGTTTGACGCGGAAGCTTTTGCTCCCTTAAAAGATAAACCTTTGGTGTTTATTTAA
- the treY gene encoding malto-oligosyltrehalose synthase: MRIPTATYRIQFTPQFGFDNAKAIAAYLADLGISDLYASPIFKARSGSTHGYDIVDATQLNPELGTNESFDALVSEVQSLSMGWLQDIVPNHMAYSSENDYLMDILEHGPDSSYTDYFDLSWNAPFGDRQERILAPLLGDFYGASLENGHIQLQYEQNGLTVNYYSLKLPLRLESYTKFITHNLGKLTRTLGRNHPDFIKLLGILYILKSVPSEVAGKQRQDQIAFIKGLVWELYTTNDAIREFIDENIQTFNGEPGNSESFNLLDELLNDQFYRLAFWKVGAEEMNYRRFFTVNELISVKVEEVRVFNNTHSLINKLVEEGKFTGLRIDHIDGLYNPIQYLQRLREKTGDVYITVEKILELTEELPENWEIEGTSGYDFLNYVNGVFCQTENESSFDKIYQNFIGSRVDYSSVVKDKKHLILEKNLAGDIDNLALLLKNISSKYRYGNDFTLNGLKRAIAEVLTLFPIYRTYITPDGIGESDRDTIQEVIRQAKEQTPLLQHELTFIEKLMVLDFDNSLTQTEREQWIYFVLRMQQYSGPLMAKGVEDTTLYVYNRLLSLNEVGGNPGHFGIDLAKFHAFNKQHQATWPHTMNTTATHDTKRGEDVRARLNVLSEIPDEWDQQVNTWSAINRGSRSHRHGFAMPDRNDEYFLYQTLVGAFPFAEHEHASFVERVKDYIIKAIREAKVHTAWLRPDSEYEEACTSFIEKVLDPSISKEFLEAFRPFQQRIAEYGIFNSLSQTLLKITAPGVPDLYQGTELWELSLVDPDNRRPVDFEQRRTYLNAIREQAKTDILGLIQELLNDKTDGRIKLFLTAQLLKARTNYVSLFQDGDYLPLEVQGTYANHIIAFARREGNQTAIAIAPRFLTSLIQPGDNPLGESVWQDTHLQLPPGTPLTWTNVLTQQPLQATQTLSIGSALAHFPVALLVSSAE; encoded by the coding sequence ATGCGAATTCCTACCGCAACTTATCGAATTCAGTTTACACCCCAGTTTGGCTTTGACAATGCTAAAGCGATCGCAGCTTATCTAGCAGATTTGGGTATTTCCGATTTATATGCCTCCCCCATTTTCAAAGCCCGCTCCGGGAGTACCCACGGTTACGATATAGTAGATGCCACTCAACTTAACCCAGAACTGGGAACTAATGAATCCTTTGATGCCTTAGTTAGCGAAGTCCAATCCCTTAGTATGGGTTGGTTACAAGATATAGTGCCCAACCACATGGCCTATAGCAGCGAAAACGATTATTTGATGGACATACTGGAACACGGCCCAGATTCCAGCTATACTGACTACTTCGATCTTTCTTGGAATGCTCCCTTTGGCGATCGCCAAGAGCGAATTCTTGCTCCTTTGCTGGGAGATTTCTACGGTGCATCCCTAGAAAACGGACACATTCAACTACAATACGAACAAAACGGTTTAACCGTAAATTATTACAGCTTAAAACTGCCGCTACGATTAGAGTCTTATACAAAATTTATTACCCATAATCTGGGCAAACTAACTCGCACACTCGGACGCAATCACCCCGATTTTATTAAACTCTTGGGTATTTTGTATATTCTCAAAAGTGTGCCCTCAGAAGTTGCGGGAAAACAGCGACAAGACCAAATTGCATTTATTAAAGGATTGGTTTGGGAACTCTACACCACAAATGATGCCATCCGCGAGTTTATTGACGAAAATATCCAAACCTTCAACGGAGAACCAGGGAATTCAGAAAGCTTTAACTTGCTAGATGAATTACTCAACGATCAATTTTACCGTCTCGCTTTCTGGAAAGTTGGGGCGGAAGAAATGAACTACCGCCGTTTCTTTACTGTCAACGAACTGATTTCCGTTAAAGTTGAAGAAGTGCGGGTTTTTAATAACACCCATAGCCTAATTAACAAGCTAGTTGAGGAAGGCAAATTTACAGGCTTACGCATCGACCATATTGATGGACTTTATAACCCAATCCAGTATCTACAAAGGTTACGAGAAAAGACGGGAGATGTTTATATTACGGTCGAGAAGATTTTAGAACTCACTGAAGAACTGCCGGAAAACTGGGAAATTGAAGGTACATCGGGATATGACTTTCTTAATTATGTAAATGGTGTATTTTGTCAAACTGAAAATGAATCATCCTTCGATAAAATTTATCAAAACTTTATTGGTTCCAGAGTAGATTATTCATCGGTAGTCAAGGATAAAAAGCATTTGATACTAGAAAAGAATTTAGCGGGTGATATTGACAATTTGGCTCTTTTGTTAAAGAACATTTCCAGCAAATACCGCTATGGCAATGACTTTACACTCAATGGCTTGAAAAGAGCGATCGCAGAAGTTTTAACTCTGTTCCCGATTTACCGTACATATATTACACCAGATGGAATTGGGGAAAGCGATCGCGATACCATTCAAGAAGTAATTCGCCAAGCCAAAGAACAAACGCCCTTGTTGCAGCATGAACTGACTTTTATTGAAAAGTTAATGGTGCTAGATTTTGATAATTCTCTGACTCAAACAGAACGCGAACAGTGGATATATTTTGTATTGCGGATGCAGCAATACAGCGGCCCGCTAATGGCCAAAGGTGTAGAAGATACCACGTTATATGTTTACAATCGGTTACTGTCATTAAATGAAGTCGGGGGAAATCCCGGTCACTTTGGTATCGATTTAGCCAAATTTCATGCCTTTAATAAACAGCACCAAGCAACCTGGCCTCACACAATGAACACCACAGCTACCCACGACACCAAACGCGGCGAAGATGTGAGGGCTAGATTGAATGTGTTGTCAGAAATCCCCGATGAATGGGATCAGCAGGTAAATACCTGGAGTGCTATTAATCGAGGAAGTCGCAGTCATCGCCACGGGTTTGCTATGCCCGATCGCAACGATGAGTATTTTCTCTATCAAACCCTTGTAGGGGCGTTTCCCTTTGCGGAACACGAACACGCATCCTTCGTGGAACGCGTGAAAGACTATATAATTAAGGCAATTCGAGAAGCGAAAGTGCATACAGCATGGTTGCGACCTGATAGCGAGTATGAAGAAGCCTGTACTTCCTTCATTGAAAAGGTACTAGACCCTTCCATCTCCAAAGAATTTCTAGAAGCCTTTCGTCCCTTTCAGCAGCGAATTGCAGAGTATGGTATCTTCAATTCCCTTTCCCAAACTCTGCTGAAGATTACCGCACCCGGCGTACCCGATTTATACCAAGGAACAGAACTTTGGGAACTCAGCCTAGTCGATCCAGACAATCGCCGTCCCGTGGATTTTGAACAACGGCGTACTTACTTAAACGCCATCCGCGAGCAAGCCAAAACAGATATTCTCGGACTAATTCAGGAGTTGCTAAACGACAAAACGGACGGCAGAATCAAACTGTTTTTAACGGCTCAATTACTCAAAGCCAGAACAAACTATGTCTCATTATTCCAGGATGGCGACTATCTGCCCTTAGAAGTTCAAGGAACTTACGCCAATCACATTATTGCCTTTGCACGGCGGGAAGGAAATCAAACAGCGATCGCGATCGCGCCTCGCTTTTTAACTAGCCTCATCCAGCCTGGAGACAACCCCCTGGGCGAGTCAGTTTGGCAAGATACCCACCTACAATTACCCCCTGGAACTCCCCTCACCTGGACAAATGTTCTCACTCAGCAACCTTTACAGGCAACACAAACCTTATCTATCGGTTCAGCCCTCGCCCATTTTCCTGTTGCTTTGTTAGTTAGTAGTGCAGAATGA
- a CDS encoding NAD+ synthase, with product MKIAIAQINPTIGDLPLNAQKILEAAQRAASSGARLLLTPELSLCGYPPRDLLLNPSFVEAMGISLQNLAQDLPPNLAVLVGTVEQNLNASISGGKTLFNSMALLENGKVKQVFHKRLLPTYDVFDERRYFEPGLQANYFTLDNIDIGVTICEDLWNDEEFWGKRSYTVNPIADLAILGVDLIVNLSASPYTVGKQQLRETMLRHSAVRFQQPMIYTNQVGGNDDLIFDGHSFALNRQGEIISRARGFDTDLVVVEFDETQRDFQLASVEPAYQSEDEEIWQALVLGVRDYARKCRFSKVVLGLSGGIDSAIVAAIATAALGKENVLGVLMPSPYSSEHSISDALALAKNLGIKTNLLPIGELMQGFDQTLGDLFAGTEFGLAEENIQSRIRGNLLMAIANKFGYLLLSTGNKSEMAVGYCTLYGDMNGGLAVIADVPKTRVYSLCHWLNRNNEIIPQNVLTKAPSAELKPGQVDQDSLPPYEVLDDILQRLIHNHQSAVQIVAAGHDAVIVDRVIQMVARAEFKRRQAPPGLKITDRAFGTGWRMPIASNWVGIKNAYQAKTTATPNLSLL from the coding sequence ATGAAAATTGCGATCGCTCAAATTAATCCTACTATTGGTGATTTGCCTTTAAATGCTCAAAAAATCCTAGAGGCAGCACAACGCGCAGCATCTAGCGGTGCGCGTTTGTTGTTGACACCAGAACTTTCTTTGTGTGGCTATCCACCACGAGATTTATTACTAAATCCTAGTTTTGTGGAAGCGATGGGCATCAGTTTACAAAACTTGGCTCAAGATTTACCACCAAATTTAGCTGTGTTGGTAGGAACTGTTGAACAGAACCTCAACGCATCTATTAGTGGTGGTAAAACTTTATTTAACAGTATGGCTTTGTTAGAAAATGGCAAGGTTAAACAAGTTTTTCACAAGCGACTTTTGCCTACTTACGATGTATTTGATGAACGTCGCTATTTTGAACCAGGGTTACAAGCTAATTATTTCACATTAGATAATATCGATATTGGCGTAACTATTTGCGAAGATTTATGGAACGACGAGGAATTTTGGGGCAAACGTAGTTATACCGTAAATCCAATTGCTGACTTAGCAATTTTAGGTGTAGATTTAATTGTAAATTTATCTGCTTCGCCCTACACAGTTGGCAAGCAGCAGCTTCGTGAAACTATGCTCAGGCATAGTGCAGTACGTTTTCAACAACCGATGATTTACACTAATCAGGTTGGGGGAAATGATGACCTAATTTTTGATGGACATAGTTTTGCCTTAAATCGTCAAGGTGAAATTATATCTCGTGCCCGTGGTTTTGACACTGATTTAGTAGTAGTAGAATTTGACGAGACACAACGTGATTTCCAGTTGGCTTCTGTAGAACCTGCATATCAATCAGAAGATGAAGAAATTTGGCAAGCTTTGGTTTTAGGAGTGCGAGATTACGCTCGTAAGTGTCGCTTTTCTAAAGTAGTGTTGGGTTTAAGTGGCGGGATTGACTCTGCAATAGTAGCTGCGATCGCAACTGCTGCACTTGGTAAAGAAAATGTCCTCGGTGTTCTCATGCCTTCTCCTTACAGTTCAGAGCATTCCATCAGTGATGCTTTGGCATTAGCCAAAAATTTGGGGATTAAGACTAATCTTTTACCGATTGGCGAGTTAATGCAAGGCTTCGATCAAACTTTAGGCGATTTGTTTGCGGGTACGGAGTTTGGACTGGCTGAAGAGAATATCCAGTCCCGGATTCGCGGTAATTTATTAATGGCGATCGCTAATAAATTTGGTTATTTGCTTTTATCTACCGGTAACAAGTCAGAAATGGCTGTGGGTTACTGTACTCTCTACGGCGATATGAATGGCGGGTTAGCAGTGATTGCAGATGTACCTAAAACCCGTGTGTATTCACTTTGCCATTGGTTAAATCGCAATAATGAAATCATCCCGCAAAACGTTTTGACTAAAGCACCCAGCGCCGAACTCAAACCAGGTCAAGTCGATCAAGACTCTCTACCGCCTTACGAAGTTTTGGACGATATTTTGCAACGCCTGATTCACAACCACCAATCAGCAGTGCAAATTGTTGCAGCCGGTCACGATGCGGTGATTGTAGACAGAGTAATTCAAATGGTAGCGCGGGCTGAATTTAAACGGCGACAAGCACCCCCCGGTTTAAAAATCACCGATCGTGCCTTTGGAACCGGTTGGCGGATGCCAATTGCTAGTAACTGGGTTGGTATCAAAAACGCCTACCAGGCTAAAACTACAGCTACACCTAATCTTAGTTTGTTGTGA
- a CDS encoding nicotinate-nucleotide adenylyltransferase: MRVALFGTSADPPTAGHQKILSWLSERYDWVAVWAADNPFKSHQTPLEHRAAMLRLLITDIDAPRHNIALEQELSSFRTLETVGKAKLIWGEDAELTLIIGSDLLSQLPRWYRIEDLLQEVQLLIVPRPGYAIDESSSEVVQKLGGKIAIASLIGLDVSSTAYREHGDSQALTAPVVAYINREHLYECQDVHKKRYQLR; the protein is encoded by the coding sequence ATGAGAGTTGCTTTGTTTGGTACTAGTGCCGATCCACCAACTGCGGGACATCAAAAAATTCTGAGTTGGTTGTCTGAGCGTTATGATTGGGTAGCGGTTTGGGCAGCAGATAATCCATTTAAGTCCCATCAAACACCCTTAGAACATCGGGCGGCAATGTTGCGACTGTTGATTACGGATATAGACGCGCCAAGGCACAATATTGCTTTGGAACAAGAATTAAGTAGCTTCAGAACACTGGAAACAGTAGGAAAAGCGAAGCTTATTTGGGGTGAAGACGCTGAATTGACTTTGATTATTGGTTCAGATTTACTGAGTCAGCTACCACGTTGGTATCGCATTGAAGATTTGTTACAGGAAGTGCAACTACTGATTGTACCGCGACCCGGATATGCAATAGATGAGTCTAGTTCAGAGGTAGTGCAAAAGCTGGGAGGGAAAATTGCGATCGCTAGTCTGATCGGTCTAGATGTTTCCTCAACAGCGTACCGCGAACATGGAGATTCTCAAGCCCTCACAGCCCCTGTAGTTGCCTATATTAATCGAGAGCATTTGTACGAATGCCAGGACGTTCACAAAAAAAGATACCAACTCCGTTAA